The Streptomyces cyaneogriseus subsp. noncyanogenus region GTTCGTGTGCGCGCTGCTGGACCTCCTGGTCCGCGGTCTGACCGTCTGATCCGGGGGCGGGCCGGACGCGTGCGCAGGCCGGCCCGTGTCACCGGCCGCCTCCCCGGCCCCGCCCCGGGCCCCGAAGGAGGCGGACCGGTCCTGAGGACCGCACCTCCCACCGGTACGCTCAAGACGTGAACGCAGGGGAATCGCAGCGCACGCCTTGGATCGTGGGGGTCTCCGGAGCATCCGGCACCCCCTACGCCGCCGCGGTGCTGCGTGCCCTGCTCGCCGCCGGCGAGAGCGTCGATCTCGTCGTCAGCCGGGCCTCGCGGCTCACCCTGCTCGACGAGACCGGCATCTCCTACCGGGACGCCCACTGGCGCGACGACCTGCGGCGGTGGCTGTCCCGCGGGGCCGACGGCACACCGGACGCCTTCGACGTGGACCTCGCCGGGGTCCGGCACTGGAGCGCGGGCGACCTGGCCGCCGGGCCGTCCTCGGGGTCGTACCCCGCCCAGGGCATGATCATCGTCCCCGCCTCGACGGCGTGCGTGGCCGGGGTCGCCCTCGGGCTGTCGAAGGACCTGCTCCAGCGGGCGGCGAGCGTGACCCTGAAGGAGAAGCGCACGCTGGTCGTGGCCGTCCGGGAGACCCCGTTGGACGGCCGGACCCTGCGCCATCTGGTGACGCTGGACGACGCGGGCGCGGCCGTGGTGCCCGCCTCCCCGGCCTTCTACGCGGGGGCGACGCACATCCAGGACCTGGTGGACTTCGTCGCCGGGCGGGTCCTCGACGCGGCGGGCGTCGAGCACCGGCTCTACCGGCGCTGGAAGGGCGACCTCGGCGGCGGGTCGCGTACGGCGACCGGGGGCGGGGCACCCACGGCCGACTGAGCGCCCCTCACCGGACCCCTCCCGCCGGACCCGGCCCCGAAGAGCGACCACCCCCCCCACAGAGCACCATCTCCCCACACGTTTCAGGAACTCCTCAGGTCTCAGACAGACCTCTTCAGCGGAAGGCTTCGATCGCATGGACGCGGTGGACAGGCAGCTCATCCAGGCCCTGAGGGAGAACGGCCGGGCCTCCTACGCGGAGCTGGGGCGCCTCGTCGGCCTGTCGGGACCCAGTGTCACCGACCGCATCAACCGGCTGGAGGCGGCCGGGGTCATCACCGGCTACCGGGCCACCGTGGACGCCGCCTCGCTCGGTCTCGGCGTCACCGCCCTGATCGGCATCTCGCTCTCCGACGCCGCCGACCACGAGGACGTGGCGCGCCGGCTGAAGGACCTGTCGGAGATCGAGGACTGCTGGTTCATCGCGGGCGACGACTCCTACATGCTCAAGGTGCGCGCGACCGACGTGGACGGCCTGGAGAAGATCATCCGCCGGCTCAGCGGCACCCGGGGCGTCTCCCGCACCCGCACCACCATCGTGCTCTCGACCAAGTGGGAGAACCGGGTGGGAGAGCTGCCCGAAGAGGTGTGAGGGGGCGGCGCCGGGCGCCGTCGTGCGGGTCCCCCCGCCCGCGGGGCGGGGGAGTACGGTGGTCCGAGTCTGTCACGGACTGTCACAGGAAAGAGGTATCGGCATGGACGTCGGGCTCAAGCGCGAGCTGGAGGAGAAGGTCCGCTCCGGTGAGCGGCTGACCCGCGAGGACGGCATCGCGCTGTACGAGTCGGACGACCTGGCCTGGCTCGGCGGCCTCGCGCACGAGGTGCGGACGCGGAAGAACGGCGACGTCGTCCACTTCAACGTCAACCGCCACCTCAACATGACCAACGTCTGCACGGCCTCCTGCGCCTACTGCTCCT contains the following coding sequences:
- a CDS encoding UbiX family flavin prenyltransferase, yielding MNAGESQRTPWIVGVSGASGTPYAAAVLRALLAAGESVDLVVSRASRLTLLDETGISYRDAHWRDDLRRWLSRGADGTPDAFDVDLAGVRHWSAGDLAAGPSSGSYPAQGMIIVPASTACVAGVALGLSKDLLQRAASVTLKEKRTLVVAVRETPLDGRTLRHLVTLDDAGAAVVPASPAFYAGATHIQDLVDFVAGRVLDAAGVEHRLYRRWKGDLGGGSRTATGGGAPTAD
- a CDS encoding Lrp/AsnC family transcriptional regulator; amino-acid sequence: MDAVDRQLIQALRENGRASYAELGRLVGLSGPSVTDRINRLEAAGVITGYRATVDAASLGLGVTALIGISLSDAADHEDVARRLKDLSEIEDCWFIAGDDSYMLKVRATDVDGLEKIIRRLSGTRGVSRTRTTIVLSTKWENRVGELPEEV